A single genomic interval of Daucus carota subsp. sativus chromosome 1, DH1 v3.0, whole genome shotgun sequence harbors:
- the LOC108215417 gene encoding gibberellin 2-beta-dioxygenase 4 — MVLASLAPSSAEKIRDMELPIINFSDKRSDVSKMIVKASEEFGFFKVINHGVSEDIIRNLEVECFEFFGKTAPEKQKAGPANPYGYGSKNIGFNGDSGEVEYLIMDTKNPLSIASAEPTRFSCAVRVYVEAVRRVGCEVLEMMAEGLGVPDTSVFSSLITHVDNDSLLRLNHYPPLLPPHHFHTNNLTHYDTSSAPSFPQQLNAGKNNRIGFGEHTDPQILTILRSNGVAGLQISLGDGVWVPISPDPTALCVNVGDVLQAMTNGRFVSVIHRAMANSDKARMSMAYFCAPPFHAKIACPKELVTLERPNLYKPFTWAEYKKVVYSLRLGDSRLKLFKLQSDDETRD; from the exons ATGGTCCTGGCAAGCCTAGCTCCTAGTAGCGCCGAAAAGATTCGAGACATGGAGCTtccaataattaatttttcGGACAAAAGATCAGACGTGTCCAAGATGATTGTGAAGGCTAGTGAAGAATTCGGTTTCTTTAAGGTGATTAATCATGGCGTGTCTGAAGATATCATAAGGAACTTGGAAGTCGAGTGTTTCGAGTTTTTCGGGAAGACGGCACCGGAAAAACAGAAAGCTGGTCCTGCGAATCCGTATGGTTATGGGAGCAAGAATATAGGGTTTAATGGAGACAGTGGAGAGGTTGAATATCTTATTATGGATACTAAAAATCCTCTAAGTATTGCTTCTGCTGAGCCAACAAGATTCAG CTGTGCTGTAAGAGTATATGTGGAAGCTGTTAGGAGGGTGGGGTGTGAAGTATTGGAAATGATGGCAGAAGGATTGGGGGTCCCAGACACCTCAGTTTTCAGCAGCCTAATCACACACGTTGACAACGACTCTCTTCTCAGGCTCAATCACTATCCCCCTCTTCTCCCTCCTCATCATTTTCATACCAATAATCTCACCCATTATGACACGTCATCTGCCCCCTCATTTCCTCAACAACTCAACGCCGGTAAGAACAATAGGATTGGGTTTGGAGAGCATACGGACCCTCAGATCTTGACCATCTTGAGATCCAACGGCGTGGCTGGCCTCCAAATCTCCCTAGGTGACGGGGTGTGGGTCCCCATATCCCCTGACCCCACTGCGCTCTGTGTTAATGTGGGTGATGTCTTGCAG GCCATGACAAATGGAAGGTTTGTTAGTGTGATACACAGAGCCATGGCCAATTCAGACAAGGCAAGAATGTCGATGGCCTATTTTTGTGCTCCTCCCTTCCATGCAAAGATCGCTTGTCCGAAAGAACTGGTCACACTGGAGAGGCCTAATCTCTACAAGCCTTTCACTTGGGCTGAATATAAGAAAGTTGTGTACTCTCTGCGCCTCGGAGACAGCCGTCTTAAGCTTTTTAAATTGCAGTCCGATGATGAAACCAGGGATTAG
- the LOC108204816 gene encoding alkaline/neutral invertase A, mitochondrial codes for MNTTCIAVSNMRPCCRMLLSCKNSSIFGYSFRKCDHRIGTNLSKKQFKVYGLRGYVSCRGGKGLGYRCGIDPNRKGFFGSGSDWGQPRVLTGGCRRVDSCGRSVVVNVASDYRNHSTSVEGHVNDKSFERIYVRGGLNVKPLVIERVEKEEKLREEEGRVGVNGLNVNIGDSKGLNGSKVLSPKREVSEVEKEAWELLRGAVVDYCGNPVGTVAASDPADSTPLNYDQVFIRDFVPSALAFLLNGEGEIVKNFLLHTLQLQSWEKTVDCHSPGQGLMPASFKVKNVAIDGKIGESEDILDPDFGESAIGRVAPVDSGLWWIILLRAYTKLTGDYGLQARVDVQTGIRLILNLCLTDGFDMFPTLLVTDGSCMIDRRMGIHGHPLEIQALFYSALRCSREMLIVNDSTKNLVAAVNNRLSALSFHIREYYWVDMKKINEIYRYKTEEYSTDAINKFNIYPDQIPSWLVDWIPESGGYLIGNLQPAHMDFRFFTLGNLWSIVSSLGTPKQNESILNLIEDKWDDLVAHMPLKICYPALEYEEWRVITGSDPKNTPWSYHNGGSWPTLLWQFTLACMKMKKPELARKAVALAEKKLSEDHWPEYYDTRRGRFIGKQSRLYQTWTIAGFLTSKLLLENPEMASKLFWEEDYELLESCVCAIGKPGRKKCSRYAAKSQVV; via the exons ATGAATACTACTTGTATTGCTGTATCGAATATGAGGCCCTGTTGTAGAATGTTACTTAGCTGTAAGAATTCATCGATTTTCGGATACTCGTTTCGAAAATGTGATCATAGAATCGGGACTAATTTGTCGAAAAAGCAATTTAAGGTGTACGGTTTGCGAGGGTATGTTAGTTGTAGGGGTGGTAAAGGTTTAGGTTATAGGTGTGGGATTGATCCGAATCGGAAGGGTTTTTTTGGTTCCGGTTCTGATTGGGGACAGCCTAGGGTTTTAACGGGTGGTTGTCGTCGTGTTGATAGTTGTGGTAGGAGTGTAGTTGTTAATGTGGCATCGGATTATAGGAATCATTCAACGTCGGTTGAAGGTCATGTTAATGATAAGAGTTTCGAGAGGATTTATGTTCGTGGAGGGTTGAATGTGAAGCCTTTGGTGATTgaaagggtggagaaagaggaGAAATTAAGGGAAGAGGAGGGTAGGGTAGGAGTTAATGGTTTGAATGTAAATATTGGTGATTCGAAAGGTTTGAATGGGAGTAAGGTTTTGTCTCCGAAGAGAGAGGTGTCTGAGGTCGAAAAAGAGGCTTGGGAATTACTTCGAGGTGCTGTTGTTGATTATTGTGGAAACCCTGTTGGGACTGTTGCAGCTAGTGATCCAGCTGATTCCACACCACTCAACTATGACCAGGTGTTTATTCGTGATTTTGTCCCCTCTGCTCTTGCATTCTTGCTTAATGGAGAAGGGGAGATTGTTAAGAATTTTCTGCTACATACACTGCAATTACAG AGTTGGGAAAAAACTGTAGACTGCCATAGCCCTGGGCAAGGGTTGATGCCCGCAAGTTTCAAAGTTAAAAATGTGGCTATTGATGGGAAAATTGGAGAATCAGAGGATATTTTAGATCCAGATTTTGGTGAATCAGCCATAGGTCGTGTTGCACCTGTTGATTCTG GGTTATGGTGGATCATTCTGTTAAGAGCTTATACTAAGCTCACAGGAGATTATGGGCTGCAAGCACGAGTGGATGTGCAGACAGGAATAAGGCTGATACTTAATCTTTGTTTAACAGATGGATTCGACATGTTTCCTACACTGTTAGTCACTGATGGTTCCTGTATGATTGACAGAAGGATGGGCATTCATGGTCACCCTCTCGAAATTCAA GCATTGTTTTATTCAGCTTTGCGTTGTTCTCGAGAGATGCTCATTGTCAATGATTCCACAAAGAATTTGGTTGCTGCTGTCAACAACCGGCTTAGTGCACTGTCCTTCCACATTAGGGAGTATTATTGGGTGGACATGAAGAAGATCAATGAAATATACCGATACAAAACTGAAGAATACTCAACGGATGCCATCAACAAGTTCAACATCTATCCGGATCAAATACCCTCTTGGCTGGTAGACTGGATACCTGAGTCGGGAGGATATCTCATTGGCAATCTGCAGCCAGCTCATATGGACTTTAGATTCTTTACCCTTGGAAATCTTTGGTCTATTGTCTCATCACTGGGTACACCAAAACAAAATGAGAGCATTTTAAATTTGATCGAAGATAAATGGGACGATCTTGTGGCACATATGCCCTTAAAAATATGTTACCCTGCTCTGGAGTATGAGGAATGGCGTGTCATAACAGGCAGTGACCCCAAGAATAC GCCATGGTCATATCATAATGGAGGATCCTGGCCAACACTTCTCTGGCAG TTTACACTAGCTTGCATGAAGATGAAGAAACCAGAGCTTGCAAGAAAGGCGGTGGCGTTGGCCGAGAAGAAGCTTTCGGAGGATCATTGGCCTGAATATTATGACACGCGGCGTGGAAGATTTATCGGGAAACAGTCCAGACTTTATCAGACATGGACAATTGCTGGCTTCTTAACATCTAAGTTGTTATTGGAAAATCCAGAGATGGCATCAAAGTTGTTTTGGGAGGAAGATTATGAACTGCTCGAGAGCTGTGTGTGTGCAATTGGCAAACCTGGTAGAAAGAAGTGCTCCCGGTATGCTGCCAAATCACAAGTGGTCTGA